One segment of Rosa chinensis cultivar Old Blush chromosome 6, RchiOBHm-V2, whole genome shotgun sequence DNA contains the following:
- the LOC112169328 gene encoding uncharacterized protein LOC112169328, protein MRKHAILTKKELRFQKNTRQKVKVVCITSPGCSFTVYASTPDKDNPTIQIKTFKPEHKCSSVEGRVYHCHAPFIADEYANFFMNDPNWTREGVQNAVGKDFGMDIGYQMAYRAKRRVVKLAQGSHEDQYNLLESYANELKKKNPGTSVWIQIEIDGDITRFKRIYICVEPLKIGWRAGCRPIIGLDGCHLKGVHKGQLLTATGIDGNNGIYLIAWAIVEKECRDSWTWFLELLRVDLQIYHSVHYAFMSDKQKGLERAIKDLFPFSEHRYCVRHLHNNFKGDGFTGLELKQKLWAVARATTMRQFQHAMEELKKSFVGAWGWCMDRPAKHWSKSHFKEHFKCDLLLINHSESFNKSLLEARKKPILRCLEDIRTSAMVRWSHEYRALESSEMRFEIHGRGVDCASGVIAQHSVQLDTKSCTRRRWDVSGLHCGHAITAIYSKGRSPDDFVDEHYRMDKYLKAYEPVINPIAGVNEWEIIHRPIVAPLYRAQPGRPKTKRNKEPGEEPPAAGSEKLPRSFYSQVKCGRCHKKGHNVRTFPRRNQENGENELPPKDGANVLPPVHGEYVFPPEDAASVQQQIEIGEVQVPKNVEVPQVIHQQPQVISENFSHNVIIDVELVTGMQSQTSTNTVLQPHPQGASKLVFSGKRFKSPARRIKPGKKHADGSSSATSSGTDSRKPTWKY, encoded by the exons ATGAGGAAGCATGCTATTCTTACAAAGAAGGAATTGAGGTTTCAGAAGAATACAAGGCAGAAGGTAAAGGTGGTGTGCATTACAAGTCCAGGGTGTTCATTCACGGTATATGCATCTACTCCAGATAAAGATAACCCAACCATTCAGATCAAGACCTTCAAACCAGAACACAAATGCTCGAGTGTGGAGGGAAGGGTGTACCACTGTCATGCTCCGTTTATTGCTGATGAGTATGCAAATTTTTTCATGAATGATCCCAATTGGACAAGGGAAGGGGTTCAAAATGCAGTGGGAAAAGACTTTGGCATGGATATAGGATATCAGATGGCCTACAGAGCTAAGAGGAGGGTTGTTAAGTTAGCTCAAGGTAGTCATGAGGATCAGTATAATCTCCTTGAGAGCTATGCAAATGAGTTAAAGAAAAAGAACCCAGGTACCTCTGTATGGATTCAAATAGAGATAGATGGAGATATAACAAGGTTTAAGAGGATTTATATATGCGTGGAGCCTTTGAAGATTGGTTGGAGGGCAGGGTGTAGGCCAATCATTGGGTTGGATGGCTGCCACCTTAAGGGTGTTCACAAAGGCCAATTATTGACGGCCACTGGCATTGATGGGAATAATGGAATATATCTTATTGCATGGGCAATAGTGGAGAAAGAATGCAGAGATAGCTGGACCTGGTTTTTGGAGTTACTGAGAGTGGACCTTCAAATATACCACAGTGTGCATTATGCTTTCATGTCTGATAAACAGAAAGGTCTAGAGCGAGCTATCAAGGACTTATTCCCATTCTCAGAACACAGATACTGTGTTAGACACCTCCACAACAATTTCAAAGGTGATGGCTTTACTGGTTTAGAGCTGAAACAGAAATTATGGGCTGTTGCAAGAGCCACCACAATGAGGCAGTTTCAGCATGCAATGGAGGAGTTAAAGAAATCATTTGTTGGGGCATGGGGATGGTGCATGGATAGACCAGCAAAACATTGGTCTAAGTCACACTTTAAGGAACACTTCAAGTGTGATTTACTTCTAATTAACCATAGTGAGTCATTTAATAAGAGTCTGTTGGAAGCTAGGAAAAAGCCTATTCTTAGGTGTTTGGAGGATATCAGGACAAGTGCAATGGTAAGG TGGAGCCATGAATATAGGGCTCTTGAATCAAGTGAGATGAGGTTTGAAATTCATGGAAGAGGTGTTGATTGTGCATCTGGTGTCATTGCTCAGCACTCAGTGCAATTGGACACCAAAAGTTGTACCCGCAGAAGATGGGATGTTAGTGGACTCCATTGTGGTCATGCTATTACAGCCATTTATTCAAAGGGCAGATCACCAGATGACTTTGTAGATGAGCATTACAGAATGGACAAATACCTAAAGGCATATGAGCCAGTGATCAACCCCATTGCTGGTGTTAATGAATGGGAGATTATCCATAGGCCTATTGTTGCACCCTTGTATAGGGCACAACCAGGAAGACCCAAGacgaaaagaaacaaagagccAG GAGAAGAACCACCAGCTGCTGGTTCTGAGAAGCTCCCAAGGAGTTTTTATTCTCAGGTCAAGTGTGGGAGATGCCATAAAAAGGGCCACAATGTCAGGACCTTCCCGAGAAGAAATCAG GAGAACGGTGAAAATGAGCTGCCTCCAAAAGATGGTGCAAATGTCCTGCCTCCAGTTCATGGTGAATATGTGTTCCCTCCAGAAGATGCTGCAAGTGTGCAGCAGCAGATTGAAATTGGGGAAGTTCAAGTTCCAAAAAATGTAGAGGTGCCTCAGGTCATTCATCAACAACCACAAGTAATTTCTGAGAATTTTAGTCACAATGTGATAATTGATGTGGAACTCGTCACTGGAATGCAATCACAAACTTCAACAAATACTGTATTGCAACCACAT CCACAAGGTGCCTCCAAGTTAGTATTCTCAGGAAAGAGATTCAAGTCACCAGCAAGAAGGATCAAACCAGGAAAGAAGCATGCAGACGGTTCTAGTTCTGCCACAAGCTCTGGGACTGATTCAAGAAAGCCCACATGGAAGTACTGA
- the LOC112172771 gene encoding thaumatin-like protein 1 — MDNLILSFLLILVTSKGVSGATFTFVNRCDYTVWPGILANANSPRLDSTGFELPRQTARTFQAPTGWSGRFWGRTGCTFDGSGSGSCQTGDCGSGTVECNGAGAAPPATLAEFTLGTGGQDFYDVSLVDGYNLPVFVEGTGGSGQCASTGCSTDLNLQCPTELRSEDGSACKSACEAFGSPEYCCSGAYGSPSTCRPSVYSEMFKAACPKSYSYAYDDATSTFTCTGADYTVTFCPSSPSQKSSRDSTPMTGGATSQDGVAGADPGFTYSGSTAGSVPGTGSVPVTGSGGSGSGEAMLTDGSWLAGLAMGDSPRALCPSTLMTLSTLFFILSYLFL, encoded by the exons ATGGACAACTTAATTCTCAGCTTCCTTCTCATACTGGTCACCTCCAAAG GCGTTTCCGGTGCTACATTCACCTTCGTCAACAGATGTGACTACACAGTTTGGCCCGGGATTCTCGCAAATGCAAACAGTCCTAGGCTCGACAGCACAGGATTCGAGCTCCCAAGACAAACTGCCCGAACATTCCAAGCCCCGACCGGCTGGTCCGGCCGTTTCTGGGGCCGAACCGGCTGCACTTTCGACGGATCCGGTTCCGGGTCATGCCAAACCGGAGACTGCGGCTCCGGCACTGTGGAATGCAACGGCGCCGGAGCCGCCCCGCCGGCCACTCTAGCCGAGTTCACTCTCGGCACCGGCGGCCAGGACTTCTATGACGTCAGCCTCGTCGACGGGTACAACTTGCCCGTTTTCGTGGAAGGGACTGGCGGGTCGGGTCAGTGCGCTTCCACCGGGTGCTCCACGGATCTGAACCTGCAGTGCCCGACTGAGCTGAGGAGCGAGGATGGGAGCGCGTGCAAGAGCGCGTGTGAGGCGTTTGGGAGCCCCGAGTACTGCTGTAGCGGCGCGTATGGCTCACCCTCGACTTGTCGGCCGTCGGTTTACTCCGAGATGTTTAAGGCTGCTTGTCCCAAGTCGTACAGCTACGCGTACGACGACGCTACGAGTACGTTTACGTGCACCGGAGCTGATTATACGGTGACGTTTTGCCCTTCATCTCCAAG TCAGAAATCTTCTAGAGATTCAACACCAATGACAGGAGGAGCAACTTCACAAGATGGGGTTGCTGGGGCAGACCCGGGGTTCACTTATTCGGGTTCGACTGCAGGATCGGTTCCGGGTACTGGGTCGGTTCCGGTTACTGGGTCAGGAGGTTCTGGATCTGGTGAGGCAATGCTGACAGATGGGTCATGGTTAGCTGGTTTAGCCATGGGAGACTCACCAAGGGCATTGTGTCCCTCAACCCTAATGACtctatcaactttattttttatcttgtCCTATCTTTTCTTGTAG